In one window of Rathayibacter caricis DSM 15933 DNA:
- a CDS encoding MurR/RpiR family transcriptional regulator, whose protein sequence is MSFKSVVASNTRQISPSERRVMNVLLSATNASEITAAEIASRSQTHESTVVRLAQKLGYRGYPDLRADLQRDEGSHVESVPVMRASTGHDLLAFATDEAASLERLARYIPQESLDSAAGAIHAARTVYLYSSADERAALDLLAGRLRRLGLVVVTLGYGGKDLAEHFVSFDATSVLVALALREAPTSLPTLVSEAQRRGGAAILVTDTPGYHFRPAPDHLLASPRGFDSEYNTLVVPIVIAYALQLAVFHLDPTRYGAVRSDIDDLTRLVGGADEIPLRP, encoded by the coding sequence AACACGCGGCAGATCAGTCCGTCCGAGCGGCGGGTCATGAACGTCCTGCTCTCGGCGACGAACGCGTCCGAGATCACGGCGGCCGAGATCGCCAGCCGATCGCAGACGCACGAGTCGACGGTGGTCCGCCTCGCCCAGAAGCTGGGCTACCGCGGCTACCCGGATCTGCGGGCCGACCTGCAGCGCGACGAGGGCTCGCACGTCGAGTCCGTGCCGGTCATGCGCGCGTCCACCGGGCACGACCTGCTCGCGTTCGCGACCGACGAGGCCGCCTCGCTCGAGCGCCTGGCGCGCTACATCCCGCAGGAGTCGCTCGACTCCGCCGCCGGGGCGATCCACGCCGCGCGGACCGTCTACCTCTACTCCAGCGCCGACGAGCGCGCGGCGCTCGATCTGCTCGCCGGCCGCCTGCGCCGGCTCGGTCTCGTCGTGGTCACCCTCGGCTACGGCGGCAAGGACCTCGCCGAGCACTTCGTGAGCTTCGACGCCACCAGCGTCCTCGTCGCCCTCGCCCTGCGCGAGGCCCCGACCTCGCTGCCGACCCTGGTCAGCGAGGCGCAGCGCCGAGGAGGCGCGGCGATCCTGGTCACGGACACGCCCGGCTACCACTTCCGCCCCGCTCCCGACCACCTGCTCGCGTCGCCGCGCGGGTTCGACTCGGAGTACAACACGCTCGTCGTGCCGATCGTCATCGCCTACGCGCTGCAGCTGGCCGTCTTCCACCTCGATCCGACCCGCTACGGAGCCGTCCGCAGCGACATCGACGACCTCACGCGCCTGGTGGGCGGAGCCGACGAGATCCCGCTGCGTCCGTGA
- a CDS encoding MFS transporter: MSEGWRPALRVQAALVQSGWVGIRLMIGYRAVELGADALVLGLVAASTAVPALIGALPTGRLSDRVGGARVSLLGIAVFVLGLGLLALPAGVPGLLVAAAVIGLGNLFVMIGQQTFVAHRARGGSSDSGFATLTTAASVGQLLGPPIVTLVAALGAGAGAAPNALLGAAACGVLVLAGLVGSRRLQRVDRSTPPRRSRRPARS, from the coding sequence GTGAGCGAGGGCTGGCGGCCGGCCCTCCGGGTGCAGGCCGCTCTCGTGCAGTCGGGCTGGGTCGGCATCCGGCTGATGATCGGGTACCGGGCCGTCGAGCTCGGCGCGGACGCGCTCGTGCTCGGTCTCGTCGCCGCGTCGACCGCCGTCCCCGCGCTGATCGGCGCGCTGCCCACCGGCCGGCTCTCGGACAGGGTCGGCGGCGCGCGGGTCTCGCTCCTCGGGATCGCGGTCTTCGTCCTCGGCCTGGGCCTCCTGGCGCTGCCGGCCGGCGTGCCGGGCCTCCTGGTGGCTGCGGCGGTCATCGGACTCGGCAACCTCTTCGTGATGATCGGCCAGCAGACGTTCGTGGCCCACCGCGCGCGCGGAGGCTCGAGCGACAGCGGCTTCGCCACCCTCACCACCGCCGCCTCGGTCGGGCAGCTGCTCGGCCCTCCGATCGTGACGCTCGTCGCGGCCCTCGGTGCCGGCGCCGGCGCTGCTCCGAACGCGCTGCTCGGCGCCGCGGCCTGCGGCGTCCTGGTGCTCGCGGGCCTGGTCGGGAGCCGGCGGCTCCAGCGCGTCGACAGGAGCACGCCCCCGCGGCGGAGTCGTCGGCCGGCCCGCTCCTGA